The following coding sequences lie in one Zingiber officinale cultivar Zhangliang chromosome 2B, Zo_v1.1, whole genome shotgun sequence genomic window:
- the LOC122045704 gene encoding triose phosphate/phosphate translocator TPT, chloroplastic-like, translating into MAATAAGISGSGMTSLLRLRRPAARDPAMAALAAARPAGSVADGGNLIWGRQLRAALLHLDRATPPARIAAAAAAGGGQKAPLRPVVTAAASSSPAEGNDPVGEPQLSFAAKYPALVTGFFFFMWYFLNVIFNILNKKIYNYFPYPYFVSVIHLFVGVVYCLISWAVGLPKRAPIDSNLLKLLIPVAACHALGHVTSNVSFAAVAVSFTHTIKALEPFFNAAASQFILGQQIPLTLWLSLAPVVIGVSMASLTELSFNWTGFISAMISNISFTYRSIYSKKAMTDMDSTNVYAYISIIALFVCIPPAILLEGPQLLQHGFKDAIGKVGTTKFVSDLFWVGMFYHLYNQLATNTLERVAPLTHAVGNVLKRVFVIGFSIVIFGNKISTQTGIGTCIAIAGVAIYSYIKAKMEEEKRQIKAA; encoded by the exons ATGGCGGCGACGGCGGCGGGTATCTCCGGCAGCGGCATGACTTCCCTTCTCCGTCTCCGGCGCCCGGCCGCGCGGGATCCGGCCATGGCGGCCCTCGCCGCTGCCCGGCCAGCCGGCTCCGTGGCCGACGGAGGGAACCTCATCTGGGGCCGTCAGCTGCGCGCCGCGCTTCTCCACCTCGACCGCGCCACTCCGCCGGCCAGAATCGCTGCGGCTGCCGCCGCTGGCGGCGGCCAGAAGGCGCCGCTCCGCCCAGTGGTGACCGCCGCCGCGTCGTCCTCGCCGGCCGAAGGGAACGATCCCGTCGG GGAACCACAGCTGAGCTTCGCCGCCAAATACCCCGCTCTGGTCAccggcttcttcttcttcatgtg GTATTTCTTGAACGTGATATTTAACATCCTCAACAAGAAGATATACAATTACTTTCCCTACCCATA CTTCGTTTCCGTTATCCACTTGTTCGTCGGCGTGGTCTACTGTTTGATCAGCTGGGCTGTTGGTCTTCCCAAGCGCGCT CCCATAGACTCGAACCTCTTGAAGTTGCTCATCCCTGTTGCCGCCTGCCATGCTCTTGGCCATGTCACTAGCAATGTGTCCTTTGCTGCGGTTGCAGTCTCATTCACTCACACAATCAAAG CTTTGGAGCCCTTCTTTAATGCTGCGGCTTCCCAATTCATCCTTGGACAGCAGATACCACTGACTCTCTGGTTATCTCTAGCTCCAGTTGTGATTG GTGTCTCGATGGCATCCCTCACGGAACTATCGTTTAACTGGACAGGCTTCATTAGTGCTATGATCTCAAACATCTCCTTCACATACCGCAGCATTTATTCTAAGAAAGCCATG ACTGACATGGATAGCACAAACGTTTATGCTTACATATCGATCATTGCTCTGTTTGTTTGTATCCCTCCTGCAATTCTG TTGGAGGGACCGCAACTTTTGCAGCATGGCTTTAAGGATGCAATTGGCAAAGTCGGTACTACAAAATTTGTCTCTGACCTTTTCTGGGTTGGAATGTTTTATCACCTCTACAACCAG CTAGCAACCAACACCTTGGAACGAGTTGCTCCTCTCACACATGCTGTCGGAAATGTTCTCAAACGTGTATTCGTAATCGGCTTCTCAATTGTTATCTTTG GGAACAAGATTTCAACACAAACAGGCATTGGCACCTGCATTGCCATTGCTGGCGTCGCCATCTACTCGTATATTAAGGCAAAGATGGAAGAGGAGAAAAGA CAAATAAAAGCTGCGTGA
- the LOC122045705 gene encoding dnaJ homolog subfamily B member 4-like: MGVDYYKILGVDKSAKDDDLKKAYRKLAMKWHPDKNPNNKKEAEAKFKQISEAYEVLSDPQKRTVYDQYGEEGLKGQVPPPGAGGPGGATFFSSGGDGPTSFRFNPRSADDIFAEFFGFSSPFGGMGGGGGSTRAGSRFPAGMGMFSEDIFGSSFGTAGEGASMSSQVPRKAAPIEKRLPCSLEELYKGTTKKMKISREILDASGKTMTVEEILTIDVKPGWKKGTKITFPAKGNESPNVVAADIAFIIDEKPHPLFSREGNDLVTTQKISLAEALTGYTAHLTTLDGRSLTIPISKVIHPGYEEVVPGEGMPIPKEPSRKGNLRIKFDIKFPTRLTADQKAGFKRLLVP, from the exons ATGGGGGTGGATTACTATAAGATACTCGGGGTGGACAAGAGCGCTAAGGACGACGATCTCAAGAAAGCCTATCGCAAGCTCGCCATGAAGTGGCACCCCGACAAGAACCCCAACAACAAGAAGGAAGCGGAGGCCAAGTTCAAGCAGATCTCGGAAGCTTATGAG GTCCTGAGCGATCCCCAAAAGCGCACTGTCTACGACCAGTACGGCGAGGAGGGACTCAAGGGCCAGGTCCCCCCGCCGGGCGCCGGTGGTCCAGGAGGCGCCACCTTTTTCTCCAGCGGCGGGGACGGGCCGACCTCGTTTAGGTTCAACCCCAGAAGCGCCGACGATATTTTTGCAGAATTCTTCGGGTTTTCCAGCCCGTTTGGTGGGATGGGCGGCGGTGGTGGTAGCACCAGGGCCGGATCCAGATTTCCCGCGGGAATGGGGATGTTCAGTGAAGATATCTTCGGTTCTTCATTTGGCACTGCCGGGGAGGGTGCATCGATGAGCTCTCAAGTGCCTCGGAAGGCAGCCCCCATTGAGAAGCGGCTGCCGTGCAGCCTTGAGGAGCTGTACAAAGGGACCACCAAAAAGATGAAAATCTCCAGAGAAATTTTGGACGCCAGTGG TAAAACAATGACTGTGGAAGAAATTTTAACAATTGATGTCAAACCGGGATGGAAGAAGGGCACAAAAATAACATTCCCAGCAAAAGGAAATGAATCACCAAATGTAGTTGCTGCAGATATCGCCTTCATCATAGACGAGAAGCCTCATCCTCTATTCAGCAGGGAAGGCAATGATCTGGTTACGACACAAAAGATTTCTTTGGCGGAAGCCCTGACCGGTTACACAGCTCATTTGACTACACTTGATGGTCGAAGCCTCACCATTCCCATCAGCAAGGTCATCCATCCTGGCTACGAAGAGGTGGTGCCTGGAGAAGGAATGCCGATTCCCAAAGAACCATCCAGGAAGGGAAATCTTCGCATCAAGTTCGACATCAAGTTCCCGACGAGGCTGACTGCAGATCAAAAGGCTGGCTTCAAGAGGTTGTTGGTTCCATGA